From one Brevibacterium sp. 'Marine' genomic stretch:
- a CDS encoding pyruvate dehydrogenase, translated as MTTAHGSQPPQDGDHEQDRHQFETSIQVSPPGTNDRPLRASASGEDRVLDEIAQRVLWLATSIIDRANRGRENPDGVKVGGHQSSSASMAGIMTALWFARLRSIDRVSAKPHASPVLHAINYLLGDLAEHHLDTLRSRGGLQPYPSRTKDPDTVDFSTGSVGIGATAPIWAALSHRYVSDRFPDTPRAGRFYSLLGDAEMDEGAVWEAIIDPEVRTLGEIVWIVDLNRQSLDRVIPDVQIKRLQGMFAAAGWQVLTCPWGRRLEAVFAAPGGQALKDRLVSMPNPEYQRLLRAHPTEVHDRLLAGLDESAATALRAVIDPFSPDEIASLIRDLGGHDLGQLVEAFEAIDDDRPTVVFAYTIKGKGLATEGHPGNHAAQLTEAQMRDLAAASGMDLDDPWVRFDPDTPAGRLCAQTAERLRREDHETHTVAEVPAELGFSPRPTISTQATLGRFLSDLKHVAPEVARRVVTVSPDVATSTNLGGWINKTGIWSPAGREDWFSDDRERVLKWQEGSRGQHIEMGIAEVNLVSLAGELGTTGSRWGQPLLPIATIYDPFINRALEPWTFSLYAGGRSIMVGTPSGVTLAPEGGAHQSFNTPSVTLEIPGLTSWEPAFAQDLEWTLLEALRELADPHGDSAYFRLTTRPVAQELAAVPEDPLLRERRREQVIAGGYRLSARPAAEDEVTLVGAGAIMTEVIAAAARLESLGVRAGIVCLSSASKVFRSVQERGRVGQSRRSAIADELFPAAHPAPLVTVLDGHPHTLAFLAGVRGDRTRNLGVTEFGQASSVSQAHALHGIDTDSIVSAALDLVGR; from the coding sequence ATGACGACCGCACACGGATCTCAGCCCCCGCAGGACGGCGACCACGAGCAGGATCGCCACCAGTTCGAGACCTCGATCCAGGTCAGCCCGCCCGGCACGAACGACAGACCGCTGCGGGCCTCGGCCTCGGGGGAGGACCGGGTCCTCGACGAGATCGCCCAGCGCGTGCTCTGGCTGGCCACGTCGATCATCGACCGGGCCAATCGGGGGCGGGAGAACCCCGATGGGGTCAAGGTCGGCGGCCACCAGTCGTCCTCGGCCTCGATGGCGGGCATCATGACCGCCCTGTGGTTCGCCCGCCTGCGCTCGATCGACAGGGTCTCGGCCAAGCCCCACGCCTCACCGGTCCTCCACGCGATCAACTACCTCCTCGGCGATCTCGCTGAACACCATCTGGACACGCTGCGCAGCCGCGGAGGACTCCAGCCCTACCCCTCCCGGACGAAGGACCCCGACACCGTCGACTTCTCCACGGGGTCGGTGGGCATCGGCGCGACCGCCCCGATCTGGGCCGCACTGTCCCACCGCTACGTCTCCGACCGGTTCCCCGACACCCCACGGGCCGGGCGCTTCTATTCGCTGCTCGGGGATGCCGAGATGGACGAAGGCGCGGTATGGGAGGCCATCATCGACCCCGAGGTGCGCACCCTCGGCGAGATCGTGTGGATCGTCGACCTCAACCGGCAGTCCCTCGACCGGGTCATCCCCGACGTGCAGATCAAACGCCTCCAGGGCATGTTCGCCGCCGCCGGCTGGCAGGTCCTCACTTGCCCGTGGGGGCGCCGCCTCGAGGCCGTCTTCGCCGCCCCGGGCGGGCAGGCGCTCAAAGATCGGCTCGTCTCGATGCCCAACCCCGAATACCAGCGGCTCCTGCGCGCTCACCCCACCGAGGTCCACGACCGTCTCCTCGCCGGCCTCGACGAGTCCGCGGCCACGGCGCTGCGCGCGGTCATCGACCCGTTCTCACCCGATGAGATCGCCTCCCTCATCCGCGACCTCGGCGGACACGACCTCGGGCAGCTCGTCGAGGCCTTCGAGGCCATCGACGACGACCGACCCACCGTCGTCTTCGCCTACACGATCAAGGGCAAGGGGCTCGCCACCGAGGGCCACCCGGGCAACCACGCCGCCCAGCTCACCGAGGCGCAGATGCGCGACCTCGCGGCCGCCTCGGGGATGGACCTCGACGATCCGTGGGTCCGCTTCGACCCCGACACCCCGGCCGGGAGGCTCTGCGCCCAGACCGCAGAGCGCCTGCGCCGCGAGGACCATGAGACCCACACCGTCGCCGAGGTGCCCGCTGAGCTGGGATTCTCCCCGCGGCCGACGATCTCCACCCAGGCCACGCTGGGTCGGTTCCTCTCCGACCTCAAGCACGTCGCCCCCGAGGTGGCCCGCCGCGTCGTCACCGTCTCACCGGACGTGGCCACGTCGACCAACCTCGGCGGGTGGATCAACAAGACCGGGATCTGGTCCCCGGCCGGGCGGGAGGACTGGTTCTCCGATGACCGGGAACGAGTCCTCAAATGGCAGGAAGGCTCGCGCGGTCAGCACATCGAGATGGGCATCGCCGAGGTCAACCTCGTCTCCCTGGCCGGTGAGCTCGGGACGACCGGGAGCCGGTGGGGACAGCCGCTGCTGCCGATCGCGACGATCTACGATCCGTTCATCAACCGCGCCCTCGAACCGTGGACGTTCAGCCTCTACGCCGGTGGGCGCTCGATCATGGTCGGCACGCCGTCCGGAGTCACGCTCGCACCCGAGGGCGGGGCACACCAGTCATTCAACACGCCCTCGGTGACTCTGGAGATCCCGGGCTTGACGAGCTGGGAGCCGGCCTTCGCCCAGGACCTCGAATGGACCCTGCTCGAGGCGCTGCGCGAACTCGCCGACCCGCACGGGGATTCGGCGTACTTCCGCCTGACCACCAGGCCCGTGGCCCAGGAGCTCGCCGCAGTGCCCGAGGATCCGCTGCTGCGCGAACGCCGCCGCGAACAGGTCATCGCCGGAGGCTACCGGCTCTCGGCCCGTCCGGCGGCCGAGGATGAGGTCACGCTCGTCGGCGCCGGTGCGATCATGACCGAGGTCATCGCGGCTGCGGCCCGACTGGAATCCTTGGGCGTGCGGGCCGGAATCGTCTGCCTGAGCTCGGCGTCGAAGGTCTTCCGCTCCGTGCAGGAGCGCGGACGGGTGGGGCAGAGCCGCCGATCGGCCATCGCCGACGAACTGTTCCCGGCCGCGCATCCCGCGCCCCTGGTGACCGTCCTCGACGGACACCCGCACACGCTGGCCTTCCTCGCCGGAGTGCGCGGGGATCGCACCCGCAACCTCGGCGTCACGGAATTCGGTCAGGCCTCCTCGGTGAGTCAGGCACATGCGCTCCACGGAATCGACACGGACTCGATCGTCTCTGCGGCGCTCGACCTCGTGGGGCGGTGA
- a CDS encoding AbgT family transporter, translating into MKPTQTTDTPQTDQQEKLPLVIRALNVIEVVGNKLPNPFWLFWILAAILAVLSLVLSLAGAGVEDPGTGEWTPVNNLLSGSGIAMAVSTALDAYRTFPPLITIMVVIMGVALAERTGLLSTAMKVSIARVPAGLIVFTVAFMGTVSHVASAAAYVILVPLGGMVFKAVGRSPVLGVIVAYTSIASGYDASPIPTPNDAIFAGITTAAANIIDPDYIVTPIGNWYFNIASSILLAVVITIVTELVLMKRDNLDADEDAEHEDLVITDKERRALRWSMFAVIAAVIAIVVLVVPEGAPLRGDGPFGESPFLTGIAFLIALLFGIGGIVYGFREGTIETWSDVPKLMGQGIASIAGVLVLFFAIAQFLEYFEWTNIGMLVSVSVSELFTGLGLPTWVVFILVLLVLSVVNVLITSGSAMWAIMAPVIVPLLMLLEVPPETSQAIFRIADSGSTAITPMSPYFILALGFMQKYQKNAGIGTLASHTLPLAVCMTISWSLLFFLWWGLGIPLGPDAPVR; encoded by the coding sequence ATGAAACCGACTCAGACCACCGATACCCCGCAGACCGACCAGCAGGAGAAGCTGCCGCTGGTCATCCGCGCCCTCAACGTCATCGAAGTCGTCGGCAACAAGCTGCCAAACCCCTTCTGGCTGTTCTGGATCCTCGCGGCGATCCTCGCCGTACTCAGCCTCGTCCTCTCCCTCGCCGGCGCAGGAGTCGAGGATCCCGGCACCGGGGAATGGACCCCGGTGAACAATCTGCTCAGCGGCAGCGGCATCGCCATGGCCGTGAGCACCGCACTCGACGCCTATCGGACCTTCCCGCCGCTCATCACGATCATGGTCGTCATCATGGGTGTGGCCCTGGCCGAGCGCACCGGCCTGCTCTCGACGGCGATGAAGGTCTCGATCGCCCGCGTCCCGGCCGGACTCATCGTCTTCACGGTCGCGTTCATGGGCACGGTCTCCCACGTCGCCTCGGCGGCGGCCTACGTCATCCTCGTCCCGCTCGGCGGCATGGTGTTCAAGGCCGTGGGACGCTCCCCCGTCCTCGGCGTCATCGTCGCCTACACCTCGATCGCCTCCGGCTACGATGCCAGCCCGATCCCGACTCCCAACGACGCGATCTTCGCGGGCATCACGACTGCCGCGGCGAACATCATCGACCCCGACTACATCGTCACCCCGATCGGCAACTGGTACTTCAACATCGCCAGCTCCATCCTCCTGGCCGTCGTCATCACGATCGTCACCGAGCTCGTGCTCATGAAGCGCGACAACCTCGACGCCGACGAGGATGCCGAGCACGAAGACCTCGTCATCACCGACAAAGAGCGCAGGGCTCTGCGCTGGTCGATGTTCGCCGTCATCGCCGCAGTCATCGCCATCGTCGTCCTCGTCGTCCCCGAGGGAGCGCCTCTGCGCGGCGACGGACCCTTCGGCGAGTCCCCGTTCCTCACCGGAATCGCGTTCCTCATCGCTCTGCTCTTCGGCATCGGCGGCATCGTCTACGGCTTCCGCGAGGGCACGATCGAGACCTGGTCCGACGTGCCGAAGCTCATGGGGCAGGGCATCGCATCGATCGCCGGGGTCCTCGTCCTCTTCTTCGCCATCGCCCAGTTCCTCGAGTACTTCGAGTGGACGAACATCGGCATGCTCGTCTCGGTGTCCGTGTCCGAACTCTTCACCGGCCTCGGCCTGCCGACCTGGGTGGTGTTCATCCTCGTCCTGCTCGTGCTCTCCGTCGTCAACGTGCTCATCACCTCCGGCTCGGCGATGTGGGCGATCATGGCTCCGGTCATCGTGCCGCTGCTCATGCTGCTCGAGGTGCCGCCGGAGACCTCGCAGGCGATCTTCCGCATCGCCGACTCGGGGTCGACGGCCATCACCCCGATGAGTCCGTACTTCATCCTCGCGCTCGGCTTCATGCAGAAGTATCAGAAGAACGCCGGCATCGGCACGCTCGCCTCGCACACGCTGCCGTTGGCCGTGTGCATGACGATCAGCTGGAGCCTGCTGTTCTTCCTGTGGTGGGGTCTGGGCATTCCGCTCGGCCCCGATGCCCCGGTGCGCTGA
- a CDS encoding GntR family transcriptional regulator, which yields MTSTVGLVERLTRDIVDTIRTENLQPGQTLPSAKVLAARFEVTVPTVREALRRLEATGSVELKHGSGTYVREAINRRILDNPHYVPVDLAAAIELLDARIAIEPGIAELAATVQAADAVASMESALDNALQVETAVPAGHFHVELARASGNRALHEMLVSLLAIHSRTQQAARTSYDRLRDHDEHADILDAIRRGDGFEASHRTRKHLEAIKTAVLADWTDDTIKDGSADTIAGPQR from the coding sequence ATGACGTCCACCGTCGGACTCGTCGAACGCCTCACTCGCGACATTGTCGACACCATCCGCACCGAGAACCTCCAGCCCGGGCAGACCCTGCCCTCGGCCAAGGTCCTCGCCGCACGCTTCGAGGTCACCGTACCCACCGTCCGAGAGGCCCTGCGCCGACTCGAAGCCACGGGCTCGGTCGAACTCAAGCACGGCTCGGGCACCTACGTCCGCGAAGCGATCAACCGCCGCATCCTCGACAACCCGCACTATGTGCCCGTCGACCTCGCAGCGGCCATCGAACTCCTCGATGCCCGCATCGCCATCGAACCCGGCATCGCCGAGCTCGCAGCGACGGTCCAGGCTGCGGATGCCGTGGCTTCCATGGAGTCCGCGCTCGACAATGCCCTCCAGGTCGAGACCGCGGTCCCGGCCGGCCACTTCCACGTCGAACTCGCTCGCGCTTCGGGCAACCGCGCTCTGCACGAGATGCTCGTGTCCCTGCTGGCCATCCATTCGCGGACCCAGCAGGCGGCACGCACGAGCTACGACCGCCTGCGCGACCACGACGAACACGCGGACATCCTCGATGCGATCCGTCGCGGCGACGGCTTCGAAGCCTCTCACCGCACCCGCAAGCACCTCGAGGCGATCAAGACCGCCGTCCTCGCCGACTGGACCGACGACACCATCAAGGACGGCAGTGCCGACACCATCGCAGGACCCCAGCGATGA
- a CDS encoding creatininase family protein produces MSRPVISEIRPHIRDYAELTSLEVELAKDRNSLLVLPVGACEQHGDGLPLGTDTIRAAHVARAVVDRLRDSADGDQVRAGSAFVLPSIDYGVSPHHRFLPGTINIGPQLFVDLVSSIVRQLADAGFDRLLVITGHGGNLAALGVVQQSLLATHPDFVFAYAPVSALATEATAALPRTEVSGHCGESETSQMLAIDESLVDSGHLNPGATRLDDLDPRARLSRTKSPSTAVTFDRYADNGVLGDPRTATAAAGEDILGEVIDRLVAYCQELQRL; encoded by the coding sequence ATGAGCCGCCCGGTGATCTCCGAGATCCGCCCGCATATCCGCGACTACGCCGAACTCACCTCGTTGGAGGTCGAACTCGCGAAGGATCGAAACAGCCTGCTCGTCCTTCCCGTCGGCGCCTGCGAACAGCACGGTGACGGACTGCCCCTGGGCACCGACACCATCCGCGCCGCTCACGTCGCCCGCGCCGTCGTCGACCGGCTCCGCGACAGCGCCGACGGCGATCAGGTTCGGGCGGGCAGCGCCTTCGTCCTGCCGAGCATCGACTACGGCGTCTCCCCGCACCACCGGTTCCTGCCCGGCACGATCAACATCGGCCCGCAGCTGTTCGTCGACCTCGTCTCCTCGATCGTGCGCCAGCTCGCCGATGCCGGCTTCGACAGACTCCTCGTCATCACCGGTCACGGCGGCAACCTCGCCGCGCTCGGAGTGGTCCAGCAGTCCCTGCTCGCCACTCATCCGGACTTCGTCTTCGCCTATGCCCCGGTCTCCGCCCTGGCCACCGAGGCGACCGCCGCCCTTCCCCGCACCGAGGTCAGCGGCCACTGCGGAGAGTCCGAGACCTCGCAGATGCTCGCCATCGACGAATCCCTCGTCGACTCGGGCCACCTCAACCCCGGCGCCACCCGGCTCGACGATCTCGACCCGCGCGCCCGACTCTCCCGAACGAAGTCACCGTCAACCGCGGTGACATTCGACCGCTACGCCGACAACGGCGTCCTCGGCGATCCACGCACCGCCACGGCCGCGGCCGGGGAGGACATCCTCGGCGAGGTCATCGACCGACTCGTCGCCTACTGTCAGGAGCTGCAGAGACTGTGA
- a CDS encoding NAD-dependent succinate-semialdehyde dehydrogenase produces MSNVGSAAGGYRVENPATGEVVETFDNATDDEVQQVLESAHKGYLSWREKTIEERAAIVNKVAALFGERKAELAEIIAEEMGKPTAEGEEEAEFCEAIFNYYADNGPKFAADEPIESMSGGKAFIQRRPVGALLGIMPWNFPYYQVARFAAPNLVLGNTIILKHAEICPRSSAKIAEIMKEAGIPEGVYSNIYATHEQIETIIADDRVEGVSLTGSERAGSAVAATAGKYLKKAVLELGGSDPYIILDTDDMNEAVDTAWGTRLYNTGQVCNANKRMIVMDDIYDDFVSGLTERAQSWEKGTPAEAGDGKYSPLSSRSAAENLRKQLDRAVEQGATLVGGELASDGSAYVSPAVLTGVTSEMDAYREELFGPVATVYKVTSDDEALALANDSRFGLGGAVFAKDSERAAKLAQRLDVGMSNVNTPAGEGAEIPFGGTKRSGFGRELGPYGMDEFVNKRMYYVAD; encoded by the coding sequence ATGAGCAATGTAGGCAGTGCCGCAGGCGGCTACCGCGTCGAGAACCCGGCCACCGGTGAGGTCGTCGAGACATTCGACAATGCCACCGATGACGAGGTCCAGCAGGTCCTCGAATCCGCACACAAGGGCTACCTGAGCTGGCGCGAGAAGACGATCGAGGAACGCGCCGCGATCGTCAACAAGGTCGCCGCTCTCTTCGGCGAGCGCAAGGCCGAACTCGCCGAGATCATCGCGGAGGAGATGGGCAAGCCCACCGCCGAAGGTGAGGAAGAGGCCGAGTTCTGTGAGGCGATCTTCAACTACTACGCGGACAACGGACCGAAGTTCGCCGCCGATGAGCCGATCGAATCGATGTCCGGAGGCAAAGCCTTCATCCAGCGCCGTCCCGTCGGTGCGCTGCTGGGCATCATGCCCTGGAACTTCCCGTACTACCAGGTCGCCCGCTTCGCGGCCCCGAACCTCGTGCTCGGCAATACGATCATCCTCAAGCACGCGGAGATCTGCCCCCGCTCCTCGGCGAAGATCGCCGAGATCATGAAGGAAGCCGGCATCCCCGAAGGCGTGTACTCCAACATCTACGCCACCCATGAGCAGATCGAGACGATCATCGCCGACGACCGCGTCGAAGGTGTGTCCCTGACCGGCTCCGAGCGCGCCGGGTCCGCCGTGGCCGCCACCGCCGGCAAGTACCTGAAGAAGGCCGTGCTCGAGCTCGGCGGCTCCGACCCCTACATCATCCTCGACACCGATGACATGAACGAGGCCGTCGACACCGCGTGGGGCACCCGCCTGTACAACACCGGCCAGGTCTGCAACGCGAACAAGCGGATGATCGTCATGGACGACATCTACGACGACTTCGTGTCCGGTCTGACCGAACGTGCCCAGTCCTGGGAGAAGGGCACCCCCGCCGAGGCGGGCGACGGCAAATACTCGCCCCTGTCCTCGCGTTCGGCCGCCGAGAACCTGCGCAAGCAGCTCGACCGCGCCGTCGAGCAGGGTGCGACCCTCGTCGGCGGCGAGCTCGCCAGCGACGGTTCGGCCTATGTCTCACCGGCCGTGCTCACCGGAGTCACCTCGGAGATGGACGCCTACCGCGAAGAGCTCTTCGGACCCGTGGCCACCGTGTACAAGGTCACCAGCGATGACGAGGCACTGGCACTGGCCAATGACTCGCGCTTCGGCCTCGGCGGCGCCGTGTTCGCCAAGGATTCCGAGCGTGCCGCGAAGCTCGCTCAGCGCCTCGACGTCGGCATGTCGAACGTCAACACCCCGGCCGGTGAGGGCGCGGAGATCCCGTTCGGCGGCACCAAGCGCTCGGGCTTCGGCCGCGAGCTCGGCCCCTACGGCATGGACGAATTCGTCAACAAACGCATGTACTACGTGGCTGACTGA
- a CDS encoding GntR family transcriptional regulator: protein MPIPTDSPVAHRTLLRDDVYRSIRDAIVRGQLAPGEQLRDQELGAWLQVSRTPVREALQRLAQAGLVVAEPGRMTRVAPEDPELILAARQIAAELHALAFDLAFPSLDEAALHLMERANDRLHAALADGDAEAAIAADDDFHEVALNRSGNPLIPDHLEVVTATLRRAEYLHFESVKGSASPEQHTEIITAVRAGEHAQAVALTRANWSTIEGDSPHGA from the coding sequence GTGCCGATCCCCACGGACTCACCGGTGGCGCACCGCACTCTGCTGCGCGATGACGTCTACCGCTCGATCCGCGATGCCATCGTCCGCGGTCAGCTCGCCCCGGGCGAGCAGCTGCGCGACCAGGAGCTCGGCGCCTGGCTGCAGGTCTCCCGGACCCCCGTGCGGGAGGCGCTGCAGCGCCTGGCCCAGGCCGGGCTCGTCGTCGCCGAGCCCGGGCGGATGACTCGGGTGGCCCCCGAGGACCCGGAGCTCATCCTGGCGGCCAGGCAGATCGCCGCCGAACTCCACGCCCTGGCGTTCGACCTCGCATTCCCCAGCCTCGACGAGGCCGCGCTGCACCTGATGGAGCGGGCCAACGACCGCCTGCACGCGGCCCTTGCCGACGGCGATGCCGAAGCGGCGATCGCCGCCGACGACGACTTCCACGAGGTGGCCCTCAACCGATCCGGCAACCCCCTCATCCCCGATCACCTCGAGGTCGTCACCGCCACCCTCCGCCGCGCGGAGTACCTCCACTTCGAATCGGTGAAGGGATCAGCCTCGCCGGAACAGCACACCGAGATCATCACCGCCGTTCGCGCCGGTGAGCATGCGCAGGCCGTCGCCCTGACGCGGGCGAACTGGTCGACCATCGAAGGGGATTCGCCCCACGGGGCCTGA
- a CDS encoding PHB depolymerase family esterase: MSSTTKRITTALLATAASLTLLTGTAAAPGMAGTAPAVPSAGCGTEQKPGNDERTISTADGERSYRINIPRGYETATPLPLVLGFHGNGSDGAEFQNYTGLPTLPAITVFPDGDLNDGKRSWQGAPYASGADDVAFVADLLDSVESEHCIDLNRVYATGKSNGGGFVSVLACHLRDRFSAFAPVAGAYYPQSTEGCDYSTPTPMLAIHGTGDATMHYEGGHRQGEDYPGVREWIQPWAEASGCATTTERQVGRKGEDVVRTQWTQCDAQVELYSVADGGHVWPGEVVYSGGGYVTKDFSATATVWEFFRSHPGATQGPTS; this comes from the coding sequence ATGTCATCGACGACGAAACGCATCACGACCGCCCTGCTCGCGACCGCCGCGAGCCTTACCCTGCTGACAGGCACAGCTGCGGCCCCGGGAATGGCAGGAACCGCACCGGCCGTCCCTTCGGCCGGCTGCGGCACCGAACAGAAGCCCGGCAATGACGAGAGGACGATCTCCACGGCAGACGGCGAGCGCAGCTATCGGATCAACATTCCGCGCGGCTACGAGACCGCGACTCCCCTGCCGCTCGTCCTCGGATTCCACGGCAACGGTTCCGACGGCGCCGAATTCCAGAACTACACGGGCCTGCCGACCCTGCCCGCAATCACCGTCTTCCCCGACGGTGACCTCAATGACGGCAAGCGCTCCTGGCAGGGAGCCCCGTACGCCAGCGGAGCCGACGACGTCGCGTTCGTCGCCGATCTGCTCGACTCGGTCGAATCCGAGCACTGCATCGACCTCAATCGGGTCTATGCCACCGGCAAGTCGAACGGCGGCGGATTCGTCTCCGTTCTCGCCTGTCACCTGCGCGATCGCTTCTCCGCGTTCGCTCCCGTCGCCGGTGCCTACTATCCGCAGTCGACAGAGGGCTGCGATTATTCGACGCCGACGCCGATGCTCGCCATCCACGGCACGGGGGACGCGACGATGCACTACGAGGGCGGTCACCGCCAAGGCGAGGACTATCCGGGAGTGCGCGAATGGATCCAGCCCTGGGCGGAGGCATCGGGCTGCGCGACGACGACCGAACGTCAGGTCGGACGCAAGGGCGAAGACGTGGTGCGCACCCAATGGACGCAATGCGATGCCCAAGTCGAGCTCTACTCCGTCGCCGACGGCGGCCACGTCTGGCCGGGTGAGGTCGTCTACAGCGGCGGCGGATACGTCACGAAGGACTTCTCGGCCACCGCGACCGTCTGGGAGTTCTTCCGCAGCCATCCGGGCGCAACGCAGGGGCCGACCTCGTAG
- a CDS encoding 1-aminocyclopropane-1-carboxylate deaminase, producing MAITDFERYPLTFGPSPVHELPRLSDHLGGARVWAKREDVNSGLAFGGNKTRKLEYIVPDILASGADTLVSIGGYQSNHTRQVAAVAAHLGLKARLVQERWVDWEDPGNDKVGNIELSRIMGADVRLDSAGFDIGIRSSWENALHEVEESGGRPYPIPAGASEHKFGGLGFANWAYEVAAQEKELGVFFDTIVVCTVTGSTHAGMIAGFAALEAAGGRPRKVIGIDASATIAKTRDQVQRIANTTADLIGLGREITADEVDIRSGWEGPAYGIPDDSTVEAIRTTAQLEGVILDPVYEGKSMAGLLDLVADGTIGKDSTVLYAHLGGQLALNAYSSIF from the coding sequence ATGGCCATCACCGATTTCGAACGCTACCCACTGACCTTCGGCCCCAGCCCCGTGCACGAACTCCCGCGACTGAGCGACCACCTCGGCGGGGCCAGGGTCTGGGCCAAACGCGAGGACGTCAACTCGGGACTCGCCTTCGGGGGCAACAAGACCCGCAAACTCGAGTACATCGTCCCCGACATCCTCGCCTCGGGGGCGGACACTCTCGTCTCGATCGGCGGATACCAGTCCAACCACACCCGGCAGGTCGCGGCCGTCGCCGCTCACCTGGGGCTGAAGGCCCGCCTCGTGCAGGAACGCTGGGTCGACTGGGAGGATCCGGGCAATGACAAAGTCGGCAATATCGAGCTCTCCCGCATCATGGGCGCCGACGTCCGCCTCGACTCCGCCGGATTCGACATCGGCATCCGCTCGAGCTGGGAGAACGCACTGCACGAGGTCGAAGAGTCCGGCGGCAGGCCCTATCCGATCCCGGCCGGGGCCTCGGAGCACAAGTTCGGCGGGCTCGGGTTCGCGAACTGGGCGTATGAGGTCGCCGCACAGGAGAAGGAGCTCGGCGTCTTCTTCGACACGATCGTCGTGTGCACCGTGACCGGGTCGACGCATGCCGGCATGATCGCCGGCTTCGCCGCCCTCGAAGCCGCAGGCGGCCGCCCCCGCAAGGTCATCGGCATCGATGCCTCGGCCACGATCGCCAAGACCCGCGACCAGGTGCAGCGGATCGCGAACACCACGGCCGACCTCATCGGGCTCGGCCGCGAGATCACCGCCGACGAAGTCGACATCCGCTCGGGTTGGGAAGGACCCGCCTACGGCATCCCCGACGATTCGACCGTCGAGGCGATCCGCACCACCGCCCAGCTCGAAGGCGTCATCCTCGACCCCGTCTACGAAGGCAAGTCGATGGCCGGGCTCCTCGACCTCGTTGCTGATGGCACGATCGGCAAGGATTCGACCGTCCTCTATGCCCACCTCGGTGGGCAGCTGGCCCTCAACGCCTACTCCTCGATCTTCTGA
- a CDS encoding DUF402 domain-containing protein, producing the protein MSDAHGPPASQPLSSTAAPRWSRGDQILWTYTNPAHPGLYDQRPVTVIADDENHLAVWLESGTRMLHHVLADGSGIRTADGPARFGAPRAQGLKRWQGPGVVAVFQPGADYSVWFFENPGSPRRDSFYVNLEEPFTRFDCGILTSDHVLDIVVDSDGTYRLKDEDELEFARSAGMFSDEKVERIRAAADSAIEDVRTWRFPFDSAYPDFQPEPDWPMPDLPAEASWDFES; encoded by the coding sequence ATGAGTGACGCACACGGTCCGCCCGCATCCCAGCCGCTGTCCTCGACCGCGGCCCCACGCTGGAGTCGCGGCGACCAGATCCTGTGGACCTACACCAACCCGGCGCACCCAGGCCTGTACGACCAGCGCCCCGTCACGGTCATCGCCGACGACGAGAACCACCTGGCCGTCTGGCTGGAGTCGGGGACGAGGATGCTCCATCATGTGCTCGCCGACGGCTCGGGAATCCGCACCGCTGACGGACCCGCCCGCTTCGGTGCCCCACGGGCACAGGGCCTCAAACGGTGGCAGGGGCCGGGCGTCGTCGCTGTCTTCCAGCCGGGAGCCGACTATTCGGTGTGGTTCTTCGAGAACCCGGGCTCTCCCCGTCGCGATTCCTTCTACGTCAACCTCGAGGAGCCCTTCACCCGCTTCGACTGCGGCATCCTCACCTCCGACCACGTCCTCGACATCGTCGTCGACTCAGATGGCACCTACCGGCTCAAGGATGAGGACGAACTCGAATTCGCACGCTCAGCCGGGATGTTCTCCGACGAGAAGGTCGAGCGCATACGGGCGGCCGCGGACTCGGCCATCGAGGATGTCCGCACCTGGCGCTTCCCCTTCGACTCCGCCTACCCGGACTTCCAACCGGAACCCGACTGGCCGATGCCCGACCTCCCCGCCGAGGCGAGCTGGGACTTCGAGAGCTGA